A stretch of Paludisphaera borealis DNA encodes these proteins:
- the aroE gene encoding shikimate dehydrogenase, producing the protein MICVTIGRGRHTSLVEEWEAAAKAGAELVELRVDCLRREPDLKRILKDRPTPMVFTIRRGADGGMWRGQEEKRQQLLREAIALGVDYVDLENDIADKIRRFGKTKRIVSHHNLKNTPIDLADVAEQCATCDPDVVKIATLAHNFADAARVLKLGATSKRPTIAIAMGEVGTFTRILGAKYGAPFTYAGFNPERVFAAGMLSFPSLKKDYFYDQIDAQTEVYGVVGDPIGHSLSPAIHNASFRQLGLNKVMAPFLVPAGELETFYEDLEWVGIKGCSVTIPHKVDVIPLLQHKENSVERTGSCNTVALNEDGKWTGYNTDYRAAMDSIEAVMGKSEDPEAPSPLLEKQVLILGAGGVARSMAFGVARRGANVTITNRHDERSTSLAEEVGCRAVTWSMRATSIADVVINCTPVGMHPNVDDTPLPPSAFQRSSLVVFDTIYHPENTMMLKLARERGCTTLTGVDMFVRQAALQFKIYTGQEAPTDLMRSVLKRKLGPLRDE; encoded by the coding sequence ATGATCTGTGTAACAATCGGTCGTGGACGACACACCTCGCTCGTCGAGGAATGGGAGGCCGCGGCCAAAGCCGGTGCCGAGCTCGTCGAGCTGCGCGTCGACTGCCTCCGCCGCGAGCCGGACCTGAAGCGAATCCTCAAGGACCGGCCGACGCCGATGGTCTTCACGATCCGTCGCGGCGCCGACGGCGGCATGTGGCGGGGCCAGGAAGAGAAGCGCCAGCAGTTGCTCCGCGAGGCGATCGCGCTGGGCGTCGACTACGTGGACCTTGAAAACGACATCGCCGACAAGATCCGCCGATTCGGCAAAACCAAGAGAATCGTCAGCCACCACAACCTCAAGAACACCCCGATCGACCTGGCCGACGTCGCCGAGCAGTGCGCGACCTGCGACCCGGACGTGGTCAAGATCGCCACGCTGGCCCACAACTTCGCCGACGCCGCCCGCGTCCTGAAGCTCGGCGCGACCTCCAAGCGTCCGACGATCGCCATCGCCATGGGCGAGGTCGGTACGTTCACGAGGATTCTGGGGGCCAAGTACGGCGCTCCGTTCACCTACGCGGGCTTCAACCCCGAGCGGGTCTTCGCCGCCGGGATGCTCAGTTTCCCGAGCCTCAAGAAGGACTACTTCTACGACCAGATCGACGCCCAGACCGAGGTCTACGGCGTCGTCGGCGACCCGATCGGCCACAGCCTGAGCCCGGCCATCCATAACGCGTCGTTCCGCCAACTCGGCCTGAACAAGGTCATGGCGCCGTTCCTGGTCCCGGCCGGGGAGCTTGAGACGTTCTACGAGGACCTGGAGTGGGTCGGAATCAAGGGGTGCAGCGTCACGATCCCCCACAAGGTGGACGTGATCCCGCTGCTCCAGCACAAGGAGAACTCGGTCGAGCGGACGGGCTCGTGCAACACCGTGGCGCTGAACGAGGACGGCAAGTGGACCGGTTACAACACCGACTACCGGGCCGCGATGGACTCGATCGAAGCCGTCATGGGCAAGAGCGAGGACCCCGAGGCGCCGAGCCCGCTGCTCGAGAAGCAAGTCCTGATCCTGGGCGCCGGCGGCGTGGCCCGGTCGATGGCCTTCGGCGTGGCGCGCCGGGGGGCGAACGTGACCATCACCAACCGCCACGACGAGCGGTCGACGAGCCTGGCGGAAGAGGTCGGCTGCCGCGCCGTGACCTGGTCGATGCGGGCGACGTCGATCGCCGACGTGGTCATCAACTGCACCCCCGTCGGCATGCACCCAAACGTCGACGACACCCCGTTGCCCCCCTCGGCGTTCCAGCGGTCGAGCCTGGTCGTCTTCGACACGATCTACCATCCCGAGAACACCATGATGCTCAAGCTGGCGCGCGAGCGCGGCTGCACGACGCTGACGGGAGTCGATATGTTTGTGCGTCAGGCCGCCCTTCAGTTCAAGATCTACACCGGCCAAGAGGCCCCCACCGACCTGATGAGGTCGGTCCTGAAGCGCAAGCTGGGGCCGCTCCGCGACGAATGA
- a CDS encoding shikimate kinase, producing the protein MNALLSRREGLVLVGYRGTGKSTVGRLLAERSGRPFVDADYEIEARAGRSIRAIFEESGEPAFRDWEERVLREVAEARPGAVLATGGGAILREANRRVLRSFGRVVWLRAEPHILVRRLEADARTRSTRPALTSGGVLDEIADVLAARTPLYEEVAHASVETEGKPAHEIADWILEDWSRCSEPRPPQEPHPCS; encoded by the coding sequence ATGAACGCCCTACTGAGCCGCCGCGAGGGTCTGGTGCTGGTGGGTTATCGAGGCACGGGCAAGTCGACCGTCGGGCGGCTGCTCGCCGAGCGGTCGGGCCGGCCGTTCGTGGACGCCGACTACGAGATCGAGGCCCGCGCCGGGCGGTCGATCCGGGCGATCTTCGAGGAGTCGGGCGAGCCGGCCTTCCGAGACTGGGAGGAGCGCGTGCTCCGCGAGGTCGCCGAGGCCCGGCCGGGCGCGGTCCTGGCTACGGGGGGCGGGGCGATCCTCCGGGAAGCCAACCGCCGGGTGCTGCGGTCGTTCGGCCGGGTCGTCTGGCTCCGGGCCGAGCCTCACATCCTGGTCCGCCGCCTCGAAGCCGACGCCCGGACCCGAAGCACCCGACCCGCCTTGACCTCGGGCGGGGTCCTCGACGAGATCGCCGACGTGCTGGCCGCCCGGACGCCGCTCTACGAGGAAGTCGCCCACGCCTCGGTCGAGACCGAGGGGAAGCCCGCCCACGAGATCGCCGACTGGATCCTCGAAGACTGGTCCCGCTGCTCCGAACCCCGTCCTCCGCAGGAACCGCATCCGTGTTCGTAA